Genomic segment of Alphaproteobacteria bacterium:
GTCCTTTTGCTGATATGATTTGTAAATATCGCGGATCGGCCCGTCGGTCGTCAAGGCGACGGCGGCGGGCAGGTCGGAGGTGATGCGGCCCTTATCAAGGTAAATGATGCGGTCGAATTCGGGCAGCAGGTGCAGGCGGTGCAGCGTCGCCACCACGCTCTTGCCCTTGAAATGCGAAAACACGTTTTTAAAAATCTTTTCCTCGGTCGGCAAATCGACGCTGCTGGTGGGTTCGTCCAGCAGGATGATGTCGGATTGCTCCGCCGCGAACAAACCGCGGGCAAGGGCAAGCCGCTGTTTCTGGCCGACCGACAGGTTCACGCCCTTTTCGCGGATATCGGTATCAAGCCCGTTCGGCATTTGCGACAGCACGGGCAGGAATTCCGCCAGCTCCAGCGCGCGCAGCACGACGCTGTCCGGCACATCAAGGCCGAAGCTGACATTGAAGCGGATGGTGTTTTCAAAAATCTCGGGGTCCTGCGGGATCAGGGTGGTCAGCTGCGACAACGCATCGAAGCCAGCCTTTTCGCCGTCGACCGTCACATCGGCATGCTGCGGCTGGTGCAGCGCGCGCAGCATGGACAGCAGCGTCGATTTTCCGCCGCCCGACCCGCCGATCAGCGCGATTTTTTCGCCATGACCCAGCTTCAGGCTGATATCCGACAGCGTTGCGATTTCGCGGTTCATCTTGGCGGCATAGGTGAATTTCAGGTTGCTGATCTGCAGCGATTTCCAGTTTTCGGGCAGCGCGGCCGATTGCGCCGCCGCCATTTTTTCGTGGTCTTCCATGATGTGCTGCGTCGCGCGCAGGTCGGTCAGCGCGTTCAGCCATGTGCCATGCATCCAGATGAAATCGAACATCTGGCCGCCGACCTTTTCCTGATACATATAGATGGTGACAAGCGCGCCTGCCGCAATCGCATGCCCCGCCTGCAACTGGAACCAGATATAGCCCAGCAAAATCGTCGCCATCGTCGCAATCGCGAACATGGTGCCGAAGAAATAACGCCATTCGTTCAGGTACGCCTCCCGCATGAACGGGGGCAGGGTGTGGCGGTTTTTTGCGTCCAGCGTGCGGCGCGAAAAATCCTGCAGGCGCAGGATGACGATGCTGACCATATTTCCGACGAAATCATAAAAGGTGGCATTCGCCTGATGCCCGGCCTCGTTGACTTCATGAATGGCCTGCGTCATGCGGCGGTTGAGCAGCACGATGACCGACAGGCTGATCGCCGTGCCGATAAAGCTGATAAGGCCGATCCACGGATTAAAGCTCGCCAGCATGATCAGCGATCCGGTCAGCGACACCACGCGCTGGAAACTGATGAAGGAATTTTCGGTGAAGCCCTTCAGCGCGCTGGCCGCCGTGCGGATGCGGTTGATGGTGCTGCCCGAATGATGGTCCTGATGCCAGCTGAGCGGCAGTTCGGTCAGGCGGCGGAACATGCCTTCGATATACTGGATATAAACCAACTGGCCGCAGCGCCGTTCGATCACGCGGCCGGGGCCGTGGAACACCCACATCATGAAATGGCAGCCGATGATCATCGACAGCAGACGCAGGCAGTCATTGAACAGGTTGGCATCTGCCTTTTGCAGCGTGTTGATCAGCTGGCCGAACAGCCACGGAATCGCAAGGTCGAACGACATCGCGAACAGGAACAGCAGGTGATAGAACAGGATATGCGACCGGATGCCCTGCGCATATTTCCACACCTCGATCCAGAGGCGGGAATAAGAGAAAGTGGCAAGCGCGTTTTTAAAGGGCATGGGGCGATTCTAGGGGCTGATGTTGCCGAATATAATCGCCGTCCTGCCCGTTGTCATTACATGAATAATCCCCTCTCCCTCCGGGAGAGGGTTAGGGAGAGGGCATCGTTGCAGAGAAACAGGTTGAATGCTGGCGTGGGGCGAGGTTCAAGTCCTCCCTCTCCCCAACCCTCCCCCAAAGGGGGAGGGGGCAAGGGCCCTTAACCGTGGCCGTCGCTTTCATATCTTCGGTGAAATCGGCTTATCAACAATAACGCCTTTCGCCCGCAGGTAAGTTTTTAATTCTTCTAGCGTTTGAAAGTATTTATTCGGATTTAACTTACAGCCTTCATAGTCAGACAGCATGTACCAGATAGGGTCTTCGCGCTTGCTTATTTCCGGATCGTGATACAGCTCGTACTCCCCATTTTTGTCCCAGAAAAATATCCCGAAAAAATTAAGAATTCCTATTCTTCTATTTGGCACGATAAAGTGCGGGCTGAGGTAATTTCCGTCTTCGTCATAAAACACATAATAGCCACTATCCAATGCGAGCCCCGGATACTTGCTGCAGGCCACTTCTTTGTTTTCGACAACGTCTAGGTTGTGCTCTTCGTTAAAAACAAAAATCATGAAGGTCTCCATAGAAAAACCCCGGCTTTCGCCGGGGTTTTGGTCTCGTAACCGATTAATGCTTGTGCGGGTCTTCGCCGGATGCCTTGGCGGCTTCTTCGGCCTTTTTCATCGCATCCGTGAAATCGGGGTATTCCATCATGCGCTCGTCGCCCTTTTTGAAGATAAAGGTCGGGGTGGCGTCGATGGCGTAGGTTTTCTGCGCGTCCTGCATCGATGCCATCATGGCTTTTTTCAGGTCTTCGTCGGCCATGCAGGCCTTGATGTATTCGGGATCCATGCCGGCCAGCGCGCCGATTTTCTGCACCGCTTCGTCGGGCGCGGATGCGCGCGCCCAGCGTTCCTGTTCGGCGAAGATCATCGAGACGAGGGGATAGAATTTATCCGCAGGCGCGCAGCGCGCCATGGCGGCGGCCTTCACCGCGAAATTATCCAGCGGGAAATCGCGGAACACCAGTTTCGCCTTGCCGGTTTCGATCAGTTCTTTCTTGATTGTCGGCAGGCCGAATTTGTGGAACGCCGCGCAATGTGAACAGGTCATGGACGCATATTCGTAAATGGTGACGGGCGCATCGGGATTGCCCAGCACGCGGTCTGCGGTCGCGGCAGCGACGTCAATTTTCGGCGCGGCGGGTTTGTCTTCCGCCATCGCGGGCAGCGACAGGACAAGCATCAGGGCAAGGAAAGCGGATTTCATCATCATGGCAGGTTACCTTTTTCAGGGGGAGGGAGTGTTTTGACGGGACAAGTGGAGATACCAAACAACGCATAGGCGCCGCAACTGCCCATTGCAGCATTCACCAGCAGCGCGCCGGCAAGGATCGGCCACATATATCCCACAAAACCGCCTGCCGCCCAATAGCCCAGCATCCCCAGCGCGATCACCACACGCAGGACGCGGTCCCAGGTGGCAAGGTTGCGGGGAAGGGCGGGTTTTTCGGTCGGGGTGGTCGGTTTCTGGTCCATCGCGGCTTCCTTTGGTACCGAGTATAATATAGTTACAGGCTTATGCGTGACAAGTTACGCCGAAAATGCCATGTTATGCGAAAACAGGCGGCGATTCACAAAGAAAATCATGGCATCCACCCTTATCCTCAGCGTTCAGGAAGGCAGCATCTCCTTCGGCGAGAAAGTCATTTTCGACGAATTCTCGTTCAACATCCATCAGGGCGACAAAATCTCGCTGGTGGGCAAGAACGGCTCGGGCAAATCGACGCTGATGAACCTCATCACCGGCGACCGCGACCTCGACAGCGGCAAGCGCTGGGTGTTGCAGGGCACGACCATCGGTTACATGCAGCAGGACGTGGTGCCCATCCCCGGCCAGACGGTTTACGATTTCGTCTTCGAACAATTGATGAAGGACGGGGTCGAGGAAGAAAACCGCTACAAGGTCGATATGGTCATCCAGCCGCTCGACCTGAAACCGCATGACCGCATGGATATGCTGTCGGGCGGCCAGCTGCGCCGCGCCGCGCTGGCGCGTGCCCTGGTCGAAGAGCCCGATATTTTGCTGCTCGACGAGCCGACCAACCATCTGGATTTGGAAATCATCGAATGGCTGGAGCAGTTTTTGCAGCGCTATGCCGGCGCGCTGCTTTGCGTTTCCCACGACAAGGCGTTTCTGGCGAACATATCGAACAAAATCTTCTGGCTCGACCGCGGCAAGATGCGCGTCGCGCCCAAGGGATTTGCACATTTCGACGAATGGTCGACCATGCTGCTGGAGCAGGAAGAACGCGAGCTGCAGAACCGCCAAAAGCTTTTGGATATCGAGGTCGAATGGGGCAGCCGCGGCGTGAAGGCGCGGCAGAAACGAAACCAGCGCCGCCTTGCCCTGATGCATGAAGAACGCGCGAAGCTGAAAAAAGACAAAAGCTCCTACCGCCAGATGATGCGCAGGCTGGAAGTCGGCGAGATGGAGATTGACTCCGTCGGATCAAAACTCGTCGCCGAATTCGTGAAGGCCGACAAGAAATTCACGGATGACAAGGGGCGCGAGAAAGTCGTCCTCAACAAATTCTCCATGCGCTTCCAGAAGGGCGACCGCATCGGCATCCTCGGCAAAAACGGGTCGGGCAAGACGACTTTCCTGCGCATGCTGATCGGCGAAATGAAGCCGGATATGGGCAAGGTGAAACTGGCGCGCGGGATGGAATTTTCCTACT
This window contains:
- a CDS encoding DUF2892 domain-containing protein, giving the protein MDQKPTTPTEKPALPRNLATWDRVLRVVIALGMLGYWAAGGFVGYMWPILAGALLVNAAMGSCGAYALFGISTCPVKTLPPPEKGNLP
- a CDS encoding ABC-F family ATP-binding cassette domain-containing protein, translated to MASTLILSVQEGSISFGEKVIFDEFSFNIHQGDKISLVGKNGSGKSTLMNLITGDRDLDSGKRWVLQGTTIGYMQQDVVPIPGQTVYDFVFEQLMKDGVEEENRYKVDMVIQPLDLKPHDRMDMLSGGQLRRAALARALVEEPDILLLDEPTNHLDLEIIEWLEQFLQRYAGALLCVSHDKAFLANISNKIFWLDRGKMRVAPKGFAHFDEWSTMLLEQEERELQNRQKLLDIEVEWGSRGVKARQKRNQRRLALMHEERAKLKKDKSSYRQMMRRLEVGEMEIDSVGSKLVAEFVKADKKFTDDKGREKVVLNKFSMRFQKGDRIGILGKNGSGKTTFLRMLIGEMKPDMGKVKLARGMEFSYFDQKRRDLKPEDTVKHVLCPQGGEYLKVMDKTRHVIGYLRDFLFDAAMVEQKVGTLSGGQKNRLLLAKVLANPKGLLILDEPTNDLDMDTLDMLEEILAAYTGTLIVVSHDRDFLDQTVSKILAFEGDGRVHGYIGGYSDYIEARKRRRDDEDDEDDFLSFREAKKPKPQNSAPAPEQANDAPKVYKKLTYKLQYELDNLPAKIEGLQKEIESLERVLDDAELYARDRGAFDTASKRLAQARGDMESAELRWLELEEMKVSGAG
- a CDS encoding ABC transporter ATP-binding protein, which gives rise to MPFKNALATFSYSRLWIEVWKYAQGIRSHILFYHLLFLFAMSFDLAIPWLFGQLINTLQKADANLFNDCLRLLSMIIGCHFMMWVFHGPGRVIERRCGQLVYIQYIEGMFRRLTELPLSWHQDHHSGSTINRIRTAASALKGFTENSFISFQRVVSLTGSLIMLASFNPWIGLISFIGTAISLSVIVLLNRRMTQAIHEVNEAGHQANATFYDFVGNMVSIVILRLQDFSRRTLDAKNRHTLPPFMREAYLNEWRYFFGTMFAIATMATILLGYIWFQLQAGHAIAAGALVTIYMYQEKVGGQMFDFIWMHGTWLNALTDLRATQHIMEDHEKMAAAQSAALPENWKSLQISNLKFTYAAKMNREIATLSDISLKLGHGEKIALIGGSGGGKSTLLSMLRALHQPQHADVTVDGEKAGFDALSQLTTLIPQDPEIFENTIRFNVSFGLDVPDSVVLRALELAEFLPVLSQMPNGLDTDIREKGVNLSVGQKQRLALARGLFAAEQSDIILLDEPTSSVDLPTEEKIFKNVFSHFKGKSVVATLHRLHLLPEFDRIIYLDKGRITSDLPAAVALTTDGPIRDIYKSYQQKDMS
- a CDS encoding thioredoxin domain-containing protein, which encodes MMMKSAFLALMLVLSLPAMAEDKPAAPKIDVAAATADRVLGNPDAPVTIYEYASMTCSHCAAFHKFGLPTIKKELIETGKAKLVFRDFPLDNFAVKAAAMARCAPADKFYPLVSMIFAEQERWARASAPDEAVQKIGALAGMDPEYIKACMADEDLKKAMMASMQDAQKTYAIDATPTFIFKKGDERMMEYPDFTDAMKKAEEAAKASGEDPHKH